From Pyrenophora tritici-repentis strain M4 chromosome 1, whole genome shotgun sequence, the proteins below share one genomic window:
- a CDS encoding KfrA-N domain containing protein gives MARLNETSKDAHDQGAQNDTQTIPAESHLEYGDFENDDDLTEAEKATIRQKLATRKRQVTFGRGDGQGNSEDEGNDVNAAERRRQSCRQSLKKAVKPADKTSIELGYDDDTDDMYLRFYGIHDNDEREILADMRNVDDFTACIAEHAESVFGHLADLLSQIAEQAEQLDQAHNEARVQQEAADARVERAQTQARAAAADELAQVTQKCNRMITTKNSYASRLAVLEDELAASRESNVKLYSQISDLYNERSVLQQHAGVPTNGNLYDTRPAQFQSSPPPMTANPFIGTGTHDLMLPPPMAHHQKNRPLARSAVSDNLTATGAKLKDIDIFRGDSTDKEDYKYWRRSARNFLNKTTIHTTVQDQLDYLIDHLRGPAAAQVEYRAAPGARNAYVTAEEVLTELDRIFDTVDKVTEASAALHDSGSGGLKQRDNESFNTWVARFTSTVAPLNLGDNEMIQHAIRLMKFGRNAGLQFRHGDTWEAFAQNCRTQQQLSRLTQSSGNNGTANVSGKKHRPTDADVPAACKSGSIVPASRVPALKATFTNAALQATVVDATDESEN, from the exons ATGGCCCGACTAAACGAGACGAGCAAGGATGCCCACGACCAGGGTGCTCAGAACGACACACAAACCATTCCAGCAGAGTCGCACCTTGAGTACGGCGACTTTGAGAATGACGACGACCTCACCGAAGCGGAGAAGGCGACTATTAGACAGAAGCTCGCCACCCGCAAGAGACAGGTCACTTTTGGCCGTGGAGACGGCCAAGGCAACAGCGAGGACGAGGGCAATGACGTCAACGCCGCTGAACGCCGACGACAGTCTTGTAGACAGTCTCTTAAGAAAGCCGTTAAGCCAGCGGATAAGACTTCTATAGAACTAGGctacgacgacgacacgGATGACATGTATCTACGTTTTTATGGCATCCACGACAACGATGAGCGCGAGATCCTCGCGGACATGAGGAACGTTGACGACTTCACCGCTTGCATCGCTGAACATGCTGAGAGTGTCTTTGGACACCTAGCAGATTTGCTTAGTCAGATAGCTGAACAAGCCGAACAGCTAGACCAAGCACATAATGAAGCCCGTGTACAACAAGAAGCAGCTGACGCCCGCGTGGAGCGCGCCCAGACGCAAGCTCGCGCTGCCGCCGCAGACGAGCTTGCCCAAGTCACCCAGAAATGCAACCGCATGATCACTACTAAGAACAGCTACGCTTCACGGCTAGCAGTGCTCGAAGACGAGCTTGCAGCCTCGCGCGAGTCAAACGTGAAGCTCTACTCCCAGATTAGCGACCTCTACAACGAGAGGAGTGTCCTGCAACAGCACGCGGGCGTCCCGACGAATGGAAATTTATATGACACGCGCCCAGCTCAGTTCCAGTCGTCCCCTCCTCCAATGACTGCGAACCCGTTCATTGGCACTGGCACTCACGACTTGATGCTGCCTCCCCCTATGGCACATCATCAGAAAAACCGACCCCTAGCTCGGTCTGCTGTATCGGACAACCTCACTGCAACGGGTGCAAAGCTGAAGGATATTGACATCTTTCGCGGAGACAGCACCGACAAAGAGGACTACAAGTATTGGCGCCGCAGCGCCAGGAACTTCTTAAACAAAACTACTATCCACACAACTGTTCAAGATCAGCTCGACTACCTGATTGACCACTTGCGAGGACCAGCCGCTGCACAGGTGGAATATAGAGCAGCACCCGGAGCTCGTAACGCCTACGTGACAGCGGAAGAAGTCCTCACGGAACTTGATCGCATCTTTGACACGGTCGACAAGGTCACCgaagccagcgcagcgctACACGACAGCGGCTCTGGAGGATTAAAGCAACGCGACAATGAATCGTTTAACACCTGGGTAGCCCGCTTTACCTCTACAGTCGCACCATTGAACCTGGGCGACAACGAAATGATCCAGCACGCGATCCGACTCATGAAGTTTGGTCGTAACGCAGGTTTACAATTCCGCCATGGTGATACTTGGGAAGCGTTTGCCCAGAATTGCCGCACTCAGCAACAGCTCTCACGTCTCACCCAGAGCAGCGGAAATAATG GCACGGCAAATGTCAGCGGCAAGAAACATCGTCCGACCGACGCAGACGTCCCAGCAGCCTGCAAGTCTGGCTCTATCGTGCCAGCTAGCCGCGTCCCTGCCCTCAAAGCTACATTCACCAACGCCGCCCTCCAGGCCACAGTCGTCGATGCCACCGACGAGTCGGAAAACTAG